Sequence from the Corallococcus sp. EGB genome:
TTCGTCCTGGACGCCACCAACCTGCCTGGCGGGGGCGTCAGCCATTTCCACGCGGGCACCAACGGGCTCCGCGGGCCCGTCGTCTGGCAGGGCATGGCCTATGAGCCCTGGGCCATCCAGGTCAAGGGATTCGACAAGTCCGGCATGGGGCGGCTGCCCCGGCCCACTCTGACGCTCGCCAATGTCGCCGGCACCATCGGCGCCATGGCGCGGGACCTGAACGATCTGCTGGGGGCGCGTGTCCTGCGGAAGCGCACCTTCGTCCGCTACCTGGACGCGGTGAACTTCCCCGGGGGCGTCAACCCCACCGCCTCGCCGCTGGACGCCTTCCCGGATGACGAGTTCGTGGTGGACCAGAAGACGGTGGAGAACAAACACGTCATCGAGTTCAGCCTGGCCGCGAAGTGTGACCTGGACGGTGTCCGCATCCCGCTGCGCATCATCACGCAGATGTGCCCCTGGGAGTACCGCGGCGAGGGCTGCGGCTACGCCGGCCCTCCGGTGGCGAAGCGGAATGACACGCCCACGTTCAGCGCCACCGAGGATCGGTGCGGGAAGCGCCTGGCGAGCTGCAAGCTGCGCTTTGGGGAGAAGAACGTCCTTCCGTACGGCGGATTCCCTGCGGTCGGACTCATCCGCTAATCCTATGACCGGGTGAAGTCAGTGTGGTGGTAATGGAATTTCGCTCGGGCCTTCGGCACAGTGAATCGCCAGCGAATCCGGAGCTGGTGGCGGTTGGCCCACTTCTGCCATGCCTGCGTTTCGCAGCGAAGCTTGTCGAGCGTGGGGATACGCCGCCTTCCCAAACACTGACGGGAGAGCACGGAAATCTCCACCTCCGCCTGATTGAGCCGACTGCCGTGGACGGGCGTGTAGTATGGAGTGAATCGACGCCAGAGCCGACGCCCTGCACATACCCCGTACCGCACCTCCAACGCATGGCGGCTGTGGGTACTGAGGTTGTCCAGAACCAGGTGGATGGTGTTCGCCTCCGGTACTGCTTGGCGATGTCCTGGAGGGCTTCGGCAAACGCCGGACTCTTTCTGTTGGGTGTGGCCTTCACGAAATGCCACCCTGCCTTGGGCTCCACCACGCAGAAGAGATTCGCCGTGCCACAGCGGAAGTAGGCGTAGTCCCGACATGCCTCACGCCCAGGGCAGGCGGGCGATGCTGGGCGTACCCACTCCAGCAACTGCACGGGTCGCTCATCGAAGCAACTGACGGGTTCAGTGGGGCACACGGGCCGCTGGTACAGTTCCAGCACGTCTTCCATTTGCTGGGCGTATTGGGCGTCCAGCTTTGGCACTCACCACACTTTTTCCCGCCACGGCTTCAAGTCATGACGCAGGAGGAGTTCGCGCACGGTTTCCCGCCTAACCTCCGGAACCAGGCCCCGGCGTATTGCTTCCCGCGTAATGAGGCGGACCGTCCAGCGGGCGCGCCCCGCAGGCGGCGGTGCACACACCATGGCGACCACCTCGCTGGCCTGCTTCTCCGTGAGGCGCCGCGACGCCGCAGGCCGCGGCTTCTCATGAAGCGCTGCGCTGAGCCCCTCCTCCCGGTAGCGTCTTCGGACGGTGCGCACCGTGGTTTCAGTGACGCCCACTGCCTCGGTCACTCCCACAACCGGCCAGCCCGCCGCTAGCAGTTGCAGCACCCGGGCTCGCCACAACACCGCACTGACTCGCATCCTCGGTGCGTCAGCGCCTTCAGCGCTGCGCTGTCCGCCGCCTTCAGCTTCAACCCTTGGCTTCTCGTGTGCCTCCTCATACCCGGAGCAACAGCGACAGTTCGCCCGTTAATCTCCACCCGATCAAAGGACTAGTGGAGCACGTTTCCTGGTCTTGTACCATGCACTGGAGGGTCGGCCTCTACCCAGGCGATTGTCTTCACCAATCGCTGGCATTGGGAGTCGCGGGAGCCTGATACTGATTCATCATGGTGACCCGCTCCGTTTCGAATCGGGCTTTCTCGCTCTTGCTGTACATCCTGACCACGTCGATCGTCGCGGCTGGATGCAGCCCTTGGCGGTTCCGATTGAGAGAACGCCCCGACGTTGCCGGCGACAAACCGCACTCGCTGCTCTTGAGATGCGGCGATCAGCCCATCCGGTTCGCGGTGACGGACGAGGGGTTCGTGCGCGGCTTCGGGCCTGTGAAGCTGACGTGTGATCCCATGAATCCGAGCAATAGCTGCACTGCGCCGAACGAGCAGGGGGAGGATGCCCATGCAATCAAGGTCGAAGCAGGCGCATGGTTAATGGTCGAAGCTCACGTCGACTCGCTCCCTAAGGGCGCGAGCACAGCCAATGGGGCCCTCTGCTGGGGGGAGAAGGCCGGATCTTCGGAATGCGCAGTCGACGCATACCTGCTGGACTTGTACATCGAGTGCCAGAATCCAATTGTGGAGGAGCAGAAGAAGGGGGCGGAGTCGAAGCCGTGACCATATTCATGTCGTCAGCCTGGCGAGGGCGTGGCCTCTTGGCGGGGTGCCTTGTGAGCCTGCTCCTGGCTTTGTCGGGAGGGGCACATGCCAGTGGGACACAGAAGGACTGCAACGTTCGAGGGAACGTCTCGCTGGTCCTGGCTTTTGATCGTTCCAGGAGCATGGATCCGGCTGCTGAACATACCTTCGCGGCAATCAAACGCGCTCTTTCGAGCCCACAGTGGGGCGACCTCAAATGTGAGATTTTCTATGTGGCCCGAGGGTTCTATGCACCCCGCCCCACGGTCGCGCGCAGGCCTGATGGGAGGGCCCCCACGCAGCGATTGGAGTGGTTCCCTGCCTGTGACGGGGGCACAGACTGCACCACGGATAAAGTCTTCGCTCATTTCAATGAGAAGACCGAGGATGAGCGGGAGTCCTTTCTTGCCCGAGTGAGCGCCGCAACCGCCGATGCTGGAAACAGGAACAAACTCAATAGGGACAACACTCCCCTGGCGGAGGCGATTCGTTGGGCATCTCAGCATCCTCGGCCTGCAGATGCACCGACGGGCATCAGCATCCTCATTCTGGCAACGGATGGTATTCCCGAATACGGCGTATTGGTTGGCCTCCAAGCCAAATCAAAGCTCGACTGTGCCCCCCACGGTGAACTTGTGACGGACATGCGGAATGCTTGGCTGGAAGCGCGCCACCAGTTCAGCCACATCTTCGTCATCGATCCCGCGCGTGCCCAGGATGCCGGAAGCAAACTGCGTCCTGGGTCTGATCTCGACTTCCTGAAATCAGTTGCGACCGGGGCGGAACTATCAAGCCTTCCTCCTCCTGCGTCCGTGCCCAAGGGTTGCGATGGAGGCGTCAACCTCCTTCCGCTGAATGACATGGCCCCAGAGAAACTGCGCGCCGAGATCAGCAGCTTCTCCGCAGGCAGTTCTGACAGTGTGAATGAACTGGCTGCGAAGTTCGTCAAGCTATTGAAGGAAACCTGCGATCTCTCCAGCACCTGTTGCGACCCCGAAATCTGCGACGGCATAGATAATGACTGTGACGGCGATGTTGATGAACTGCCATGCCCGAGCTGCGAATCAGCGCCGGCTGGTTTCCCCGAGGTCGTCGCGGTCGGCATGAGGGGGCGCTATTGGTGCTCGGGGGTGGTCATATCCCCGCATGCCGTGCTCACAGCTCGCCACTGCCTGCCCGCCGATACGGTGCTCTCCGGCGAGTCCATCCATGCAGTCGCGGAGTTGCGGCGGGCCGTCCGGGTGCACGTTCCCAGTGAGCTCGGAGCGGACGTTGCGGTGTTGGAACTGGAGGCGCCATTGAAGGTTCTCTCGCCGCCACGGCGCCATTCAGGGGACGTCTCCCCCCCAACGAGTGCGCTCTCCCACGTGGGCTTCGGGACATCAACTCCACAAGGCGAGCTGGGCTTCGGCTTCAAGCATGCGCTGGCGCTAGACGGAAGAGGCTGGGGGTGTGACCGGGAAATTGCACTGGAGACCGGATGTGACCCGTCCTTGGAGATGTTCGTCCCTGGCAGCCCGGGAAGGGATACCTGCCAGGGGGATAGCGGGGGGGGGCTCTTCGAGCTCGTACCTCCCATCCCCGCTTGCGTAGATCCGGTGACGCGAGCCTGGCTCCCGCAGCGTCGTCTCCTCGGGGTGACCTCTCGAACCACGAGCCGTGCAACGGTGGCGTGTGGTCAGGGCGGAATCTACACGCGAATCGATCAAATCGCACCCTGGCTAGATCCTCTGCTCAAAGACATCCACAAGCGTCATGCCGTGCAGGGAGGGGATTCGGAATGAATCGCTGGGTGTACATTGTACTGTGTTTGGGGCTGCTTCACGCTGTGGCTTCGGCCGCCGAGCCCATTGCCCCTATTCCACTGGGGAGGGGGCTTCTCAGCGTCGGGAGCACCAAGGTTTTCATGGTCACTCCCATGACGACTCCACCGACACGGACTCGGTGCAGCTTTGATCGCGTAAAGGTCAAGGAGAGCACTGAGAGCGCGCATGTGGAGGTGGTATGGGATCCCGCTGAGGCAGCGCCTTTGTCCAAGAAGGTCATTCTGGAGGCGGGGGAATGGCAGGTGTCGTTCTCGGCGCTTCCCCAGCAGCACCCCACGGACCCCTACGCCAATCTTGCCTGGAGCGTGTTCTCCTTCCCCGCAGACTTCGAGGCAAGCATGGCCTGCGGTAATGATGTTGCGCGTTACGCATTTGCCTACAAGCGAATTTCCAAGGGAGGTCAATTTCCCCCAACGGATGGAGGGAGCCCGGATCAGATTCTTACGTCCCCAGAGTGGGAGCGCGTCCCTATCACCTTCCGATGCTCGAACATGCCTTCCATCGAGAAACTGGTCGAGGGGTTCGGCCAGCAGGGAGAGGTGTATACGCCCATCTCCAGTGGGCAGCGGAGTCTCGCCCAGGAGGCTCAGCCGCTGCTGAACGACATGCTCCAGGCCGTGGCCGACGTTGCCGTGATGCGCGTCGAGGCCCAGGCGCTGGAGGTCGCTAAGGAGCGCATCAGCTACCAGCTCTGCGGA
This genomic interval carries:
- a CDS encoding phage minor tail protein L, encoding MSIASDIQRLDAGALVELFVLDATNLPGGGVSHFHAGTNGLRGPVVWQGMAYEPWAIQVKGFDKSGMGRLPRPTLTLANVAGTIGAMARDLNDLLGARVLRKRTFVRYLDAVNFPGGVNPTASPLDAFPDDEFVVDQKTVENKHVIEFSLAAKCDLDGVRIPLRIITQMCPWEYRGEGCGYAGPPVAKRNDTPTFSATEDRCGKRLASCKLRFGEKNVLPYGGFPAVGLIR
- a CDS encoding transposase, which codes for MSGLRLLPLWHGESLLRGGAQGRVAFREGHTQQKESGVCRSPPGHRQAVPEANTIHLVLDNLSTHSRHALEVRYGVCAGRRLWRRFTPYYTPVHGSRLNQAEVEISVLSRQCLGRRRIPTLDKLRCETQAWQKWANRHQLRIRWRFTVPKARAKFHYHHTDFTRS
- a CDS encoding helix-turn-helix domain-containing protein → MRVSAVLWRARVLQLLAAGWPVVGVTEAVGVTETTVRTVRRRYREEGLSAALHEKPRPAASRRLTEKQASEVVAMVCAPPPAGRARWTVRLITREAIRRGLVPEVRRETVRELLLRHDLKPWREKVW
- a CDS encoding trypsin-like serine protease; this encodes MDPAAEHTFAAIKRALSSPQWGDLKCEIFYVARGFYAPRPTVARRPDGRAPTQRLEWFPACDGGTDCTTDKVFAHFNEKTEDERESFLARVSAATADAGNRNKLNRDNTPLAEAIRWASQHPRPADAPTGISILILATDGIPEYGVLVGLQAKSKLDCAPHGELVTDMRNAWLEARHQFSHIFVIDPARAQDAGSKLRPGSDLDFLKSVATGAELSSLPPPASVPKGCDGGVNLLPLNDMAPEKLRAEISSFSAGSSDSVNELAAKFVKLLKETCDLSSTCCDPEICDGIDNDCDGDVDELPCPSCESAPAGFPEVVAVGMRGRYWCSGVVISPHAVLTARHCLPADTVLSGESIHAVAELRRAVRVHVPSELGADVAVLELEAPLKVLSPPRRHSGDVSPPTSALSHVGFGTSTPQGELGFGFKHALALDGRGWGCDREIALETGCDPSLEMFVPGSPGRDTCQGDSGGGLFELVPPIPACVDPVTRAWLPQRRLLGVTSRTTSRATVACGQGGIYTRIDQIAPWLDPLLKDIHKRHAVQGGDSE